The proteins below come from a single Chelmon rostratus isolate fCheRos1 chromosome 10, fCheRos1.pri, whole genome shotgun sequence genomic window:
- the LOC121612350 gene encoding protein Wnt-2b-A, producing the protein MLGLNRILSLRTARIRSCGSPAARLSSRCQHSGTSWRIYCACLLLLLLVTPQADSSWWYIGALGARVICDNIPGLVNKQRQLCQRHPDIMQAIGEGTKEWIRECQHQFRHHRWNCSTLDRDHTVFGRVLLRSSREAAFVYAISSAGVVYALTRACSQGELKTCNCDPHKRGRASDERGEFDWGGCSDNINYGIKFAKAFIDAKERTVRDARALMNLHNNRCGRTAVKRFMKLECKCHGVSGSCTLRTCWMAMSDFRKTGDYLRRKYNGAIEVTMNQDGTGFAVANKAFRKATKNDLVYFENSPDYCLQDKSAGSLGTAGRVCNKTSRGTDGCEVMCCGRGYDTTRVKQITKCECKFKWCCAVECKDCEEAVDIHTCKAPKRAEWLDQT; encoded by the exons ATGCTGGGTTTAAACAGGATTCTGAGCCTCCGGACAGCCCGGATACGGAGCTGTGGTTCGCCGGCAGCCAGACTCTCATCCCGGTGCCAACACTCCGGTACCAGTTGGAGGATTTACTGTGcgtgtctgttgctgctgctgctggtgacgCCTCAGGCGGACTCTTCATGGTG GTACATTGGTGCACTGGGGGCTCGTGTGATCTGCGACAACATCCCAGGCTTGGTGAACAAGCAGCGCCAACTCTGCCAGCGGCACCCAGACATCATGCAGGCCATCGGTGAGGGCACCAAGGAGTGGATCAGAGAGTGCCAGCACCAGTTCAGACACCATCGCTGgaactgcagcacactggacCGCGACCACACCGTGTTTGGACGAGTCTTGCTGCGGA GCAGTCGTGAAGCAGCATTTGTTTACGCCATCTCCTCAGCAGGAGTGGTGTATGCTCTCACTCGCGCCTGCAGCCAGGGGGAGCTGAAGACGTGTAACTGCGACCCGCACAAGCGTGGACGGGCTAGCGATGAGAGAGGAGAGTTTGACTGGGGCGGCTGTAGCGACAATATCAACTATGGGATAAAGTTTGCCAAAGCCTTCATAGATGCCAAAGAGAGGACTGTCCGAGATGCACGGGCGCTCATGAACCTACACAACAACCGCTGTGGCAGAACA GCAGTGAAGCGATTCATGAAGCTGGAGTGTAAATGTCACGGCGTGAGCGGCTCTTGCACGCTGCGGACATGTTGGATGGCCATGTCAGACTTCAGGAAAACCGGTGACTACCTGAGGAGGAAATACAATGGGGCCATCGAGGTGACAATGAATCAGGATGGGACAGGCTTCGCTGTAGCAAACAAAGCCTTTAGGAAGGCCACCAAGAACGACCTGGTCTACTTTGAGAACTCTCCGGATTACTGCTTACAAGACAAATCAGCAG GCTCCCTGGGCACGGCCGGGCGGGTCTGCAATAAGACATCACGCGGCACGGATGGCTGTGAGGTCATGTGCTGTGGGCGGGGCTACGACACCACGAGAGTCAAGCAAATCACCAAGTGCGAGTGCAAGTTCAAATGGTGCTGCGCCGTGGAGTGTAAGGACTGTGAGGAAGCTGTGGACATACACACGTGCAAAGCCCCCAAACGAGCTGAATGGCTGGACCAGACCTGA